The segment CATACACCGGACATACCATGAACTGCTACGGCACCTACCGGGTCATCTATCTTGAATACCTTGTCAATAATCTCTACTGCCAGCAAAGTAATTACGCCGGCTATTAGTCCAATTATCAGCGCTCCACCGGGACTAACGCTGGCAGTCCCTGCTGTTATTCCTACCAGTCCCCCCAATGCACCATTTAAAGTGAGACTAACGTCCGGCTTGCCGTGACGAACCCAGGAATATATCATGGCAGCAAAGGCACCGGCAGCAGCAGACAGGTTTGTGGTCATCGCTATGGCTGCAATATCAGGGGTAGTGCCGGAAATCGTACTTCCCGGGTTAAATCCAAACCAGCCAAACCATAGGAGAAATACCCCGAGGGCCCCAAGAGTAAGGTTATGACCGGGTATAGCATGGGATTTACCATCACTACTGTATTTACCCACTCTCGGGCCAAGAATCTTTGCTCCGACCAAGCCGGCCCATCCCCCCAGAGAATGAACCACGGTAGAACCGGCGAAATCCACAAATCCCAATTGAGCTAACCAACCGCCGCCCCACACCCAGTGTACAACCACTGGATAAATTAAGCCGCTGATCACGATACTATAGGCAAAATAAGCAGCAAACTTCGTCCGTTCCGCCATAGCGCCGGAAACAATGGTGGCTGCAGTAGCGCAAAACATAGTCTGGAAAAGAACAAAAGCCATTAAAGGAATTCCTAGCCCAAGATGATCAAATCCATCATTAATCATAAAACCTGTCGATCCAAACAGCCCATTGGTGCTGACCCCAAAAGCCAGGCCAAACCCTACTAGCCAAAATACCAATGTTCCGGATACAAAATCCATCACATTTTTCATGATGATATTAGCAGCATTTTTGGCCCGGGTAAAACCTGCCTCCACCATGGCAAAACCAGCTTGCATAATAAATACCAGAAAAGCCGCAATCAGAGTCCAAACGGTGTCAATTGCTACAGCATTACTTGCAGTACTAATGCCATCCGCTGCCGATGCCATACCGGGAATAAGTAATAGCATTAAGCACACTAACAAACTAAACATTAAAAACCTTTTCATTCTTATCCTCTCCTTTTTAATCTATTGAGACAATTAACTAACTTACAGCTACTTCGAATCACCTCCGGAATTAATTTGTATCAATATTCAAAGTGGCACCATTGACCTGTAATACCGGTTCAATGGCACCACTGCCACGGTCTCCTTAGTCCATAAAAGGATAAAAGAAAAATGCCCCCCGAAAAATATTAACGAGAGGCATCATCGCTCCAATCCGCACCTGTGCGGAAACTAAAAAATGCCCTGCAAACCTTAAGTTCACAGGACATCGTTGTCCTTTTGGCAACATCATCGTTGCACTAATTTTGAAGTTTGAATTATTATAATACCATTTACTGAGTAAGTCAATGTATTTTAGCGAGTATGTTGTATACTCAGAAGGAAACGCAGCAAAAAAAACGAAATTAAAATTTGCTAAGGAAATCTTTTAGTTCCGTTAAATCTCCTCGCCCATCTGGTTCATATGTAGGGTCACCACGATCAATTAAATTCTTTGTAACCAGGAAAGTTGTCATTCCTAAGGATTTAGAGACTATATCCTCTTGCACATCATTACCGATCATCAAGCATTGCGCTGGCCTGACTTTGATCTTATCAGAAATTTCTTGGTAATAACGGGGATTTGGTTTACAGGTGCAGGTATTTTCATATGCGGTTACCAAAGCCCATGGGAAGTGCCCCACCCCTGCCCACTCCATCCGATGACGGATGGCGGCTTCAGGAAATACCGGGTTTGTGGCTAATACTATCTTATATCCCTTATCCACTGCTAGTTGTACCACTTCGGCTGCTTGTTCAGTATACCCTGCATACTGTTTTAGCTGGGGAAATTCGTCCCGATAAAAAGTTTCAAAGAGTGGTGCCATCACTTCTCTTTCCTGTTTAATAGCAGGGAGAAACTGCTGCATGAACAGCTCCTCGTTGGAAACGGTACCATCATTTTGCAGCATCTTTTCCGTCGCCGTCAGCAGGTATTTGAGAAATTCAGCAGGCGCGGCAACATCACGAAAGTAGGGGGCAACGGTGCCAAAATACTTTTTGAGAAATTCTTCAGTATTTAACGGCAGCAGCGTGCCGTCTAAATCGAATAAAATAGCTTTAGACATTTTCTCACCTCATTATCATAAAAGTTTTGGGAATAATAACCGGCAGCTACATGGCCCCTGATAATCGTTTAATGTGAGGACGTGATTTCTTGAAGCCCATTCCAGATCATCTATCTCACACACTCAATGTGTTATTTGTCGGTTTCAGCCCCAGCATCCGCTCAGGGGAAACCGGGCACCACTATGCCAATCCTCATAATAGGTTTTGGGCCATCCTTTACCGGGCAGGCTTAACGCCACATAAATTCCGGCCTGAAGAAGACCAGAAACTGCTTGATTTAGGCTATGGGCTTACTAACATTGTATCTCGGCCCACCCGAGGCGCTGCAGATATTAACAAAGAGGAATATCGCCGCGGCAAAAAGGTACTAATGGAAAAAATCAAATATTACAACCCCAAGGTTGTTTGTTTCGTGGGCAAAGGGGTTTACCAGCAGTATAGCGGACAAAGGCAAACAGCATGGGGCATTCAAACCCAGCCCGTGGTACCCGAAACCATCGATTTTGTCGCCCCTTCGTCAAGTGGTTTAGTACGCATCAAGCTAGACGAAGTGGTGGAAATATATCGTCAATTACCGGATCTGATTGATACCCCCTAATAAGCATGACTTGCCAAACCAATCAAGAATGCAGCCAAGCCCAAATACGCGGCCCAATGTTTTATCTTTCTATTAACATTAGGCTTAAAAACAATCAAGAAGATTATAAAACCTAACGGGAAATATAATTGGTTAATATTGAAACGAAAACTGCCGAGAAAGTAGTAGCCAATCAGTTTCAGGACCAAATATTCTTCCTCATTCTCTCGCTGTTGATAAATGTACACCAGTGCGGCTATAATGAGAATGCTAAATACAACCGTATTAAAGAAACCCATATTAATTCCCCCATACATTTATTCTACATACTAAAATTACACGAAAGGATGCTTAGCATGCCAAAGATAGACCTCTCGAAATTCGAGCGAAAAATCACAATGCGAAATATTAGGTTTGAAGACATCAATGACATTATTGAACTTGCCAAAGTCTGCTTTCCCACCATGGAACCCTGGGAAAAAGGCCACCTTGAAAGCCAATTAGAGACTTTTCCCGAAGGTCAATTTTGCGTAGAGTATGACGGCAAAATCATCGGCTCCTGCTCCTCATTAATTATAGAATTTGATGAATACGATGATAAACACACTTTTGACGAAATCTGTGATGATGGCTATATTACAAATCATGACCCACAGGGCAAGAACTTATATGGCATTGAAGTAATGGTTCACCCTGACTACCGCCGCATGAAAATCGGCCGCCGGCTTTATGAAGCAAGAAAACGGCTGGCACAAAAACTAAACTTAGAAAGTATCATCATCGGCGGACGCATACCTAATTACCACAATTATGCTGAAGAAATGCGCCCAAAAGAATATGTTGAACAAGTCACCCAACACAACATCTATGACCCGGTACTCACCTTTCAACTTATGAATGGCTTTACAGTGAAGCGGATTAATTCCGGATACCTAACTGATGATATTGCATCGTTAGAATATGCTACGTTAATGGAATGGAACAATACAGATTATATGCCCGCGCAAAAGAGGCCTCGCCGCCATTATATCAGGTCTGTCCCAGTACGCATCACCGTTATTCAGTATATGCTTAAAAAAATTGATTGTTTTGAGGATTTTGCCCAGCAGTGTGAATACTATGTCAACGTCAGCTCGAACTATAAAGCTGATTTTGCGGTGTTTCCCGAGATATTTACTATCCAGTTGTTATCTTTCTTAGAGGAAACCATCCCCAGCCAGCAGGTAAAAAGGCTGGCAGAGTTCACCGAACCGTTTATTAAACTGTTTTCTTCATTGGCAGTAAACTATAATATAAACATCATCGGCGGGTCACACTTTGCCGAGGTGGATGGTTCCATTTATAACGTATCATACCTCTTTCGCCGGGACGGGAGCATTGACCGGCAGACAAAGCTGCACATTACACCTAATGAGAAAAAATGGTGGGGTATCCAAAACGGTGATGAAATCAAAGTGTTTGATACCGATTGCGGTAAAATTGCCATTCTTATCTGCTACGATATAGAGTTCCCTGAGTTGTCTCGAATTGTAACTGATAGAGGAGCCAATATAATTTTTACCCCATTTTGTACCGATGACCGTCAAGGCTACCTTAGAGTTCGTTATTCCGCTCAAGCAAGAGCAGTGGAAAATCAGATATATACGGTTATTTCCGGCACGGTGGGCAATCTGACCCATGTGGAGAATATGGATGTACAGTTTGCCCAATCTGCTATTTTTACGCCATCGGACTTGGCATTTCCACCAGACGGTATCGCGGGCGAATGCAGTATCAATACCGAAACCGTGATTGTCGGTGAAGTAGATTTAGAAACATTAAGGCGCAGTAGGCGAAATGGTACTGTAACCCAGTTAAAAGACCGACGTAAAGACTTGTACCGCATTAAAGTGATTGATTAACTTCCTTTTCGTAGTGTTCTCCCGAGTACTAACTATGCCCTGGCTTTTAACCAATGCAGGATGATTTCCCTTAATTCGCAGCTTCCAGGTTCCTGCATTAATTCATGGTAAAAACCTGGGAAGAGTTTAAGGGTTTTGTCCGCAGCCGGTATCCTTTTTATAATTTCTTCCGAGCGATTAAAAGGGATAATCTTATCATCCTTCCCATGCAGTACTAAGCAGGGCAGACGGTAATCCCGGTCATTCTCTTTGGCCCAACTGATAGCTTTAAAAAATTCACAGAAAAAACCTACTGTAGCATACTTAAGCACATATGGGTCCTTCTTTAGTCCACGAAGAAACTCTTCATTTCTACTGGCACTTCTCGAAACCACCGGGTAAACACGTAACTTAGAGAAGTATTTGCAGGCAAAGCCATATAACCATCTGGGAATGATGCTTGTTCCCCAGGGTAGACCTAAAGCAGGCGCCGAAAAAATTTGTCCTTTAATCTTTTCCGGGTATTTAATCCCGTATAAAAAGGTAATCAACCCGCCCATACTATGCCCAAAAGTAAATATAGGCAGTTTATGTTCCATGGTAATAAAATCAACCAAGGTCTGCATATCAGCCACAAAGTCCAAGTAAGTAGTTATGTGCCCCTTCTCACCCGGTGCACGGCCATGCCCCCTATGGTCCAAAGCATAAACACCATATTTGTTGGCGATAAGACAATCCGCTAATTGATTATACTGACCCGCGTGCCCACGAAATCCATGACTAATAGTTATGATTGCTTTGGCACCTTTAGGCACCGCACTAAAGCAGGGAATATTGTGGCCATTTTTTCCTTGGACGGTGCGATATCGCATTTTCCCCACACCCTAGCTTTTTTGATCATATTCAATCTATTCCACCTTATTGTAGTCAATCCTGCTGAAAATCTGCCATATTTGCTCTACACCTAATCCCTTTCTTTAAAATAATTACTCATTGGAAAGTCACTATTTATTATCAGTGCTGGGCTAATTCTTTAATCTTTTTATCCTTCGCTTTATCAACGGGACAGGCCGCCGCATGGTCTCGGCCCAGATAAAAATTTTTCCAGCCGGATGTTTGATATAAGTCCCAGTTACATGCCGGTATTTGTGTACCGCGTAGTTGTTCTTCCTCTCCGTATTTTTTCAATCTTGAGTATGCCCTGACATAGATACACTGCCTGTCCGGATTTACCTCACAGAAACCATTGTTACTCCCACCGCAGGGGCCGTTACGTTGGTTTTTCGGGCACTGAGACATAGGGCATACATACCCAGTATCAGGCAGGGCACAGTCGCCACAGTCTTTGCAATCATACAGTCCTACTTTCAACAGTAATTCCAGCTTATGAAAAGGTCTTTCAAGTATTGACCCATCCAGGGCTTTTGATAGATACTTCATGGCCCGATAAAGGGGTTTACCCGGGTCAAAAAAGATACTGTGCATAATTCGTGATATTTTATAAGTGATACCCACCGGTGCGTTTAGCGGCAGTTTTTCCCTATTTACCGGCTTAGTAGTGTTCAGCCCGCTTGCTTTATCTTTCTCAAAATAATAAAATCCTCCTGGAATCGGATAATCAAATTCAGCCGCTAAATCCTGCCAATCAATGCTTAGTTCTTCACCCTTATCGATGATATACTCTACCTGATGATACTTTATATTATGACCGCCGATATGCACGCCGCTAAAACCCATACCTTTCATAACGGCATACATCTTGGCTGCTCTTAATAATCTTTTTTCCAAGCCCTTGTCTGATGCATCTTTTTCTTCTTCAATTTTTGCCAGTAGCTTATCCGGCACCACACAACCAGGAATTTGGTTTTGATTCATTAGTTTTGCTGCGCTATAAGACAAGATATAAAGATTCCCCAAGACCGGAATATCACCATTGTGCACTTTAAGAAATTGCAGGACCTCATGGAACTTTCTCGCATCATAGCCGAGTTGGGTAACAATGAATCGGGCCCCGGCAGCGACCTTTTTTTCAAGTTTAAAATACTGGGTCACTTGTTCCGCTTCAGTGGCCTTAAACGGGGATACCGCTGCACCGGTAAAAAAGCTAGTCGGGTGATACTTAATTGGCCCTTTCCTTCCCTGCACCTCAAGGCCGTTATTCATCTTGGTAATAAGCTCTAACGTATGGGTAGAATCCATATCGAAAACAGGCTTAGGTCTTCTTCCCTCCAGTGCCTCCGGGTAATCACCGGTAAGCACCAAAAGATTGTTTACTTCGGCCCGGTTAAGCGCATAAAGCTGGCTCTCCATTTGATACCTGTTTTTATCCTTGCAGCTAAAATGAACCAGCGGCTCGATACCCATTCGGAGAATTTCCATGCCTAAATAGTCTGCCAGTATCGCTGGGTTTCCGCCGGGATTATCTGTAATAGTCAAAGCATGGACTCTATCACCCTTTGCCGCTTCCTCTGCCGCTTTTAAAGCGCTTTCTTGACTCTTCTCCCGAGCACCTCTACCGGGAACCAGTTCCCACGCTATGGTCATCTCATTTTTATTGTTAAGTGAGTTTTGAAATGTTTCTTTCATTGGTAACTATCTCCCAACTTTAGAGCGATAGTTATAGTTTTTACACAGTCCTTTGCTTTATGATTGGTAATGATACCAAGTAAAATTTAATCGGCATAGGACAAATTTTTACTGAATAAATTTTAAAATACCACAATGTTCAAGAAGAGCGACCACTTTCATAGCTTGCGGCGGCATTAAGGTACTCGCTTCTAGGAAATTATCCTAACCCATAATTTCCTATACAGTGAAAAAAAGTTTTATATCAGAGGGAGGTTTGGGCATGTCAGAAAAAGGCAGTCTAAAAAAGATGTTTCCCGGAGGTAACACATCTATCGGTTTTTATTCTTTTTATGATTACATTATCAGCCAAGAGACAGCCACACGCATCATGGTGATAAAGGGCGGCCCCGGCGTCGGCAAATCCACATTTATGCGAAAAATTTCTTTGGAATTTCGGGAATTGGGTTACGATGTAGAGTTTCATTGTTGTTCATCTGACAATGGTTCTATTGATGGCTTAGTTATCGACGGAAAGGTCGCTATGATTGATGGAACAGCACCACATGTTGTTGACCCTAAAAATCCCGGTGCTGTGGATGAGATTATCCATCTGGGTGATCATTGGCAGGAAACTGTTATACGTAAATTTAAAAATGAAGTACTTGCAGTAAACAAGCGGGTGGGGAGATTGTTTAATATTGCCTATCGCAGTCTGGCGGAAGCCAAGGTTATTCATGATGAGTGGGAAAGTTATATTACTGAAAGTATGGAATTTAATCAGGTAAATAAACTAGCTAACGAACTGCTTACAGAAATATTTGCTCAGCAGCAGGCGGATTACGGGTACAGACCAAAAGTAAGAAAAATGTTTGGCAGCGCCATTACCCCTAACGGCCTGGTGAACACCTTTGACACATTGCTGCAGGACATCTGCGACCTCTATATTCTGCAGGGCGAACCGGGTTCCGGTAAATCTGCAGTTATTGAGCGGGTTGCCGCCAGCGCCAATGCCCGGGGGCTGGATATGGAGCTTTACTACTGCCCCTTTGACCCCAATAAGCTTGACTGCATCATTATTCCAAAACTTAAAAAAGCTGTGATAAATGGCTCAAACCCCACTAAGTTTGACCCCGGACAACTGCCGGCTTTGGATACGGTCCGCTTCATCAATCTTGACCGCTGCTCAAACCCGGAAATCCTAAATCTTTACGCCGCAGAAATATCCCAGACAGAGGTACGTTTTGACAGGGCACTGAACAGGGCTATTTCCTACATCAACAAAGCAAAGGCCGCTCATGATGAAATGGAGGAATATTATATACCCGCCATGGACTTTGAAGCCATCGAAACACGGCGAAGGGAAACAGTAAAGCGCATTAAAAACTATCTTAGCGAATAGCAAAGCGAGCCACTCGGCTCGCTTTTATTTATCTTTTTAACAGGAGTTATGCACTTGATGGAAATAACTAGAAGCCACAACCCCCAAAAAACTTAAAAAAACCCCAATTGAAAAGTTACAAAAAGTACTTTTACCTTCGGCAGCTCGGCGGCCATAGCCAACTAATTGTCTTTAGACCCGTAGCTTTGCGTCCCCAGTTTTCATTCACGGGGTTTGCCTTTTCGGGTACTTATATTTTATTTTCGTGGTATTAGCCTGAATATTCGGGATACTTCGATTATTCCCTGCTTTTTACATGGTATTTTTTGTCATAAATTTCGACATAAATCAAGAGGAGGGGATAAGGCAATTAAAACTTTAGTGATAATGCTCTAACCCTAATGAACCAGCATGGATGCATTATCTCTCTAGCAGCCTAATTGAAGGAGAGAGATTTGTGAAAATAATGCGGTTTTCAGAGCAACGTTTCTAATTACCAAAGGGCAAACGGCTCTGTCTTATATGGGAAACAGTTCTCACTTTATTTTTTTAGGTTTAATCGTTTTACCGTATCGATTACGATTACGTGTATCCTGTTGTAATATCTTAATAGTTTTAAGATTTAAATCATCTTTGTTATTTTTATATTGCTGACCAAAATTATCAACAAGCAGATACAAGTAAGTGGCAAACAGCATATGGGCAATATAAAATGCAGCTATGGACAATGGTTCGTCACGAGTGTAATTAGTTATATTTAACAAATTCATCATAAATCCTGCTCCTAATAACCAAGTGCCATTAACAACAATAATAGCTTTCAGCCAAAGATTGTTCCATCCAGTTAACTCTAGAGCTACTAAGTAAAGTAATGAATAGACTCCTCCAACAATGGTACTCCAAATTACGCCAAGTACTTTTATTAAAAGAGAGTTAGTAACTTCATTATTTAAAAATATTCCCAGTGTGACTTGAGGCATATTTACGTTTTGACCAATTATGGCTTGATTAATTAGATATAGCGATAAGTTGGCAGCTAAAGCTGCTATAAAACCTGCAAAAGCAGCTAATAAAAGTCTATCATTAATTTTAAATGGGGGTTTAATTTTTCTCACATAAGGACGCTCCCTAATAATAAGCTTTTTTTATTATTACTCTTTATTAATGCAAATATAGCAAAAACATAAAAAACAACCTTATTGCTCATCCCAATTATAAAACGCAATGACCATTTCCATGATAACTGCGTTATTTATAGTTTGAATTAATTGCGTGCTGCTAGAATGACAGCAATTTAATTAGTTTTTTGACCATATTACTGAATAGAAATGAACCTAAAGCCAACAATAAAAGAAAAACAAAGATTAGGTGAGAATTGTAATGAAAGATAGACTGATAGCCGGAGGTCTAGCTGGCCTAGCCGCCGGTGTTACTCAAAATCTATATGGTGCTTTTGTTAAAGGTAGGAAACCACCTTTTTACATTCACTAGCGTTGCATGTGATGTTTTTCTATAGTTTTGCATACCCTCACCTCTAGCTTAAGTATTCCGCTATCTCAGCGAATAGCAAAGCGAGCCCCCCGGCTCGCAATAACTTGCAATAACTTGACAAAATGGTGCCTGGCACCATTTTGTCAAGTTATTGGTTTTTTATCTTTAATTTTGGTTAAATTACCAAACCGGAGAGGCGGTAATCCCTCTTCCTGGCGAAACTCCCTTAAATCTGCTAAAGGAAACACTGTGCCGTGAAGTAATATATTCTGATAGGCCTTTTGATAGTTCGACTGCGGTTCTCTGTCGAGACGCATCCTCACCCCGTTTTGATATACATCTATTCCCTGGGGGCAGGAGGTCGTACATTCAAGGCAAGCAGTACAAGCCCACGGGTTTCCTTCTTCGCCCATCTGCAGTGAGGGAATGGAAGCAATACCTTTTTGCTCAGCGGGACATACTGTCTTGCAACTACCGCATTTCAGGCATTCCTCGGGTGAAGCCGATGGAAGTATGCTCTTTTTCGGCAGTTGGTGTCCCTTTATATCCGGGATAACAGCACCATCAATAGCTTGGGCCACCACATCAGTAATAAATGACACTTCCCGCCGCAAATCGGGCCGCTCCTTAGTGGTCAACGGCTGCCAACGAGATAACGCCAACTGACAATTACCGCAGGCGGTAACCAGCAGTTCATCCGCCGCCGAAGCAGCCAGTTTATCCCGGGCCATGGTATAGGCCATCTCCGGGTCATGGAGAGCCATGGTAGCACCGCAGCAGTCTGTTTGAGCCGAATGCTGCACCACATGGGCGCCTACCGCCCGTAAAATGTCTGCCATGATATGCGGAGCAGCCGTATCCTCAATGTCTGAAATCCCCTCGGGTTTTCGCAATTGACATGGGTAGGTAGGCCAGACAGGCTGTTTTGAGGGAAAAGTACAGATCTCCCGCAGCTTTTCCAGCCGATGCCACATAACTTCAGTGACATGACCTACATTCGTCCCATTTTGGTACTGTAGGCCGATACTTCTCAGTTGTTGGTTGACCTGCACCTTAATTTGCTCCTGCTCCAGTGCCTGCCTCGCGCGAGTAAGCATATTGGTACAGCTTCCGCATAGGGTAATGAGGTTCACTCCCTGCTGCTCTGCCCGGGCGAGATTTACCGCTGCGGGCAGCCACTGTTCCCCGTCAACACTCTCCCAAACGTTGCTACCGCAGCAAACCGTTTCATCTAAGTTTTCTAGCTGATAACCTAAGGCCGTCAATACTGTGCGAGCAGACCGTTCATACTCCGGAAAACGGGCGGTAACCAAACAACCGGGGAAAATTGCTGCGGGGCGCATTTAGCCCGCTGCCTCCCGGGAACTTCCTTCTTCTAGGCTGATAATCATTTGTTCTACTGCCTTGACAAACTGATGGGCATTGTCGGGTCCAATGTTGATAAACTGTACCTTATCTTGGTTCATACCCATTTGGTCCAGTTTTTTTCGCACTTCGCCCGCTCGCTGCTCTGCCCAATGGTTTCCGTTCTGATGATGGCAGCTGCCCTGGTTACAGCCCATAATAATAACTCCATCCGCCTCGTTTTCCAAAGAAAGAATTATTTCATGCACACTGACAGCACCACTGCAGGGCAGTGGAACGATTTCCACCCGGGGCGAATATGTCAATCTCTTTCGCCCCGCTTCGTCGGCAGCGCGGTAGGCGGAATGTCGGCAAGCATAAACTAAAATTGTATCATGTTTATCACTCATCAGTTATCACTTCCCCCTTTCGCCGGGGCATATGCAGCCGTAGGAGTACCCGGTACGGCAATCGCTTGGGCCGGACATTCAGCGGCACAAATACCGCAGCTTTGGCAGCTGCGCTTATTTACCTTTGCCCTGCCGTCTAATACCATGGCCTTATGCGGACAAAGCCTGACACACGTTAGACAGCGAGCACAGTATCCACTGGATAATCTTTCAGCGGTAATCTGCACTGCATCACTCTGACTCACATCCGCTAATAATTGGTTCACGGCATTAACCGCCACCTTGGCTCTAACGGCATGAGCATTGGCACCAGTAGGAAAGTCACCATGGTACAGCGCATATATACCACTGCGGTTCGTCCCTATTCCGCCCTGGTACAATCTACTGCCCTGTTTTCTATCATAGCCAACAGGCATTTCCACCTTCAACACTTTTAAGGTATGCCAATCGGAAATTACCGACTGTTCAGCCACCAGCAGCAAGTCGGTGGAAATTTCCAACGGTCCCAGCGGTGCCACTGTCAAGTCTGTGACTGTAATTAGCATCTGTTCCTGCTTTTGAACAATTTGCGGCTCTAGGTCGTACTTAACAAACTTAACACCGGATCGGCGGAGTTTGCCGTATACTTCCTCAATGTCGGGCCCGGCTGAAACTTGGAAGTTTTTTGCCAAAATGTATACTTCCGTTCCTCCTGCCCGAAGCTTTTCCGCCGTATTTAAAGCACTTTGGAATGCTTGAGGCGAGGACTGATGCTGGTAATCAATTAGAATAACGGCCTTTTCAATTGTTTCGCTTAGACCACTATATTGCTTAAGCCCCATAACCTTTTTGGAATTTCTGGCCATAGGCAATAAATATTGGACATCGGGGGATATGACTACGGCGGAAGCATGGACTTCCTTCTCGTCATCCCCTTTTCTGATCAGCGCCCGGTAATCCCCTACGTCCCCTTGAAAATCAATC is part of the Metallumcola ferriviriculae genome and harbors:
- a CDS encoding ammonium transporter, with the translated sequence MKRFLMFSLLVCLMLLLIPGMASAADGISTASNAVAIDTVWTLIAAFLVFIMQAGFAMVEAGFTRAKNAANIIMKNVMDFVSGTLVFWLVGFGLAFGVSTNGLFGSTGFMINDGFDHLGLGIPLMAFVLFQTMFCATAATIVSGAMAERTKFAAYFAYSIVISGLIYPVVVHWVWGGGWLAQLGFVDFAGSTVVHSLGGWAGLVGAKILGPRVGKYSSDGKSHAIPGHNLTLGALGVFLLWFGWFGFNPGSTISGTTPDIAAIAMTTNLSAAAGAFAAMIYSWVRHGKPDVSLTLNGALGGLVGITAGTASVSPGGALIIGLIAGVITLLAVEIIDKVFKIDDPVGAVAVHGMSGVWGTLAVGLFATDGGLFYGGGLAMFEVQAIGVIAVLAWTLTTTVVLFKAIDIVIGLRVTEEEEVAGLDIGEHAIEAYGDFMLRAKVPTVE
- a CDS encoding HAD family hydrolase, with the translated sequence MSKAILFDLDGTLLPLNTEEFLKKYFGTVAPYFRDVAAPAEFLKYLLTATEKMLQNDGTVSNEELFMQQFLPAIKQEREVMAPLFETFYRDEFPQLKQYAGYTEQAAEVVQLAVDKGYKIVLATNPVFPEAAIRHRMEWAGVGHFPWALVTAYENTCTCKPNPRYYQEISDKIKVRPAQCLMIGNDVQEDIVSKSLGMTTFLVTKNLIDRGDPTYEPDGRGDLTELKDFLSKF
- the mug gene encoding G/U mismatch-specific DNA glycosylase, with product MKPIPDHLSHTLNVLFVGFSPSIRSGETGHHYANPHNRFWAILYRAGLTPHKFRPEEDQKLLDLGYGLTNIVSRPTRGAADINKEEYRRGKKVLMEKIKYYNPKVVCFVGKGVYQQYSGQRQTAWGIQTQPVVPETIDFVAPSSSGLVRIKLDEVVEIYRQLPDLIDTP
- a CDS encoding bifunctional GNAT family N-acetyltransferase/carbon-nitrogen hydrolase family protein, translated to MPKIDLSKFERKITMRNIRFEDINDIIELAKVCFPTMEPWEKGHLESQLETFPEGQFCVEYDGKIIGSCSSLIIEFDEYDDKHTFDEICDDGYITNHDPQGKNLYGIEVMVHPDYRRMKIGRRLYEARKRLAQKLNLESIIIGGRIPNYHNYAEEMRPKEYVEQVTQHNIYDPVLTFQLMNGFTVKRINSGYLTDDIASLEYATLMEWNNTDYMPAQKRPRRHYIRSVPVRITVIQYMLKKIDCFEDFAQQCEYYVNVSSNYKADFAVFPEIFTIQLLSFLEETIPSQQVKRLAEFTEPFIKLFSSLAVNYNINIIGGSHFAEVDGSIYNVSYLFRRDGSIDRQTKLHITPNEKKWWGIQNGDEIKVFDTDCGKIAILICYDIEFPELSRIVTDRGANIIFTPFCTDDRQGYLRVRYSAQARAVENQIYTVISGTVGNLTHVENMDVQFAQSAIFTPSDLAFPPDGIAGECSINTETVIVGEVDLETLRRSRRNGTVTQLKDRRKDLYRIKVID
- a CDS encoding alpha/beta hydrolase, producing the protein MRYRTVQGKNGHNIPCFSAVPKGAKAIITISHGFRGHAGQYNQLADCLIANKYGVYALDHRGHGRAPGEKGHITTYLDFVADMQTLVDFITMEHKLPIFTFGHSMGGLITFLYGIKYPEKIKGQIFSAPALGLPWGTSIIPRWLYGFACKYFSKLRVYPVVSRSASRNEEFLRGLKKDPYVLKYATVGFFCEFFKAISWAKENDRDYRLPCLVLHGKDDKIIPFNRSEEIIKRIPAADKTLKLFPGFYHELMQEPGSCELREIILHWLKARA
- a CDS encoding methylenetetrahydrofolate reductase C-terminal domain-containing protein, coding for MKETFQNSLNNKNEMTIAWELVPGRGAREKSQESALKAAEEAAKGDRVHALTITDNPGGNPAILADYLGMEILRMGIEPLVHFSCKDKNRYQMESQLYALNRAEVNNLLVLTGDYPEALEGRRPKPVFDMDSTHTLELITKMNNGLEVQGRKGPIKYHPTSFFTGAAVSPFKATEAEQVTQYFKLEKKVAAGARFIVTQLGYDARKFHEVLQFLKVHNGDIPVLGNLYILSYSAAKLMNQNQIPGCVVPDKLLAKIEEEKDASDKGLEKRLLRAAKMYAVMKGMGFSGVHIGGHNIKYHQVEYIIDKGEELSIDWQDLAAEFDYPIPGGFYYFEKDKASGLNTTKPVNREKLPLNAPVGITYKISRIMHSIFFDPGKPLYRAMKYLSKALDGSILERPFHKLELLLKVGLYDCKDCGDCALPDTGYVCPMSQCPKNQRNGPCGGSNNGFCEVNPDRQCIYVRAYSRLKKYGEEEQLRGTQIPACNWDLYQTSGWKNFYLGRDHAAACPVDKAKDKKIKELAQH
- a CDS encoding PRK06851 family protein; the protein is MSEKGSLKKMFPGGNTSIGFYSFYDYIISQETATRIMVIKGGPGVGKSTFMRKISLEFRELGYDVEFHCCSSDNGSIDGLVIDGKVAMIDGTAPHVVDPKNPGAVDEIIHLGDHWQETVIRKFKNEVLAVNKRVGRLFNIAYRSLAEAKVIHDEWESYITESMEFNQVNKLANELLTEIFAQQQADYGYRPKVRKMFGSAITPNGLVNTFDTLLQDICDLYILQGEPGSGKSAVIERVAASANARGLDMELYYCPFDPNKLDCIIIPKLKKAVINGSNPTKFDPGQLPALDTVRFINLDRCSNPEILNLYAAEISQTEVRFDRALNRAISYINKAKAAHDEMEEYYIPAMDFEAIETRRRETVKRIKNYLSE